In one Bryobacteraceae bacterium genomic region, the following are encoded:
- a CDS encoding type II toxin-antitoxin system PemK/MazF family toxin codes for MELIPERGDIWWVALDPTLGSEICKTRPFVVISVKVLNERRRTVVVVPLSRSPKASPPILIPISCGGRPAVAVSDQIRAVAKERRRSRLGAVSEEEMATLEDGLRQIMELA; via the coding sequence ATGGAGCTGATCCCGGAGCGTGGGGACATCTGGTGGGTCGCGTTGGATCCAACGCTGGGTTCGGAGATTTGCAAGACTCGTCCCTTCGTTGTGATTTCAGTGAAAGTGCTCAATGAAAGGCGAAGGACGGTGGTCGTTGTCCCGTTGTCGAGATCGCCGAAGGCCAGCCCGCCGATTCTGATCCCGATCTCATGCGGCGGGCGACCTGCCGTGGCAGTGAGTGACCAGATACGAGCGGTGGCAAAGGAACGCCGGCGCAGTCGACTTGGCGCGGTTAGCGAGGAAGAGATGGCGACGCTGGAGGATGGCCTCCGGCAAATCATGGAACTCGCGTAG